The following are encoded together in the Acetomicrobium sp. S15 = DSM 107314 genome:
- the rpoD gene encoding RNA polymerase sigma factor RpoD, with the protein MSIEERDGPIESPEEPSVPVEDLSTSQEELLKHIDKIRDLLQMGRQRGYVTYEDIEKSIPPELLTAEALDNLYFNLMELGIDIQDGAKEKLPGEEIVLKGSLEIPEVEDIPLTDPVRMYLREIGKIPLLTPEEEVELAKRIEAGDLEAKKKLMAANLRLVVSIAKKYIGRGMLFLDLIQEGNLGLSRAVEKFDYRKGFKFSTYATWWIRQAITRAIADQARTIRIPVHMVETINKLIRVSRQLVQKLGREPTAEEIAKEMGVDAERVAEIQRIAQEPVSLETPIGEEEDSQLGDFLEDKELLSPDDAAANQLLREELESMIDELAPREREVLRLRFGLEDGHPYTLEEVGRRFGVTRERIRQIEAKALRKLRHPSRSKKLRDFIV; encoded by the coding sequence ATGAGCATCGAGGAACGCGACGGGCCGATCGAATCGCCGGAGGAACCCAGTGTCCCAGTAGAAGACCTCTCGACTTCTCAGGAGGAGCTGTTAAAGCACATAGACAAAATAAGAGACTTGCTCCAGATGGGAAGACAGAGGGGGTATGTGACGTATGAAGACATTGAAAAATCGATACCTCCGGAGCTATTGACAGCGGAGGCTCTCGATAACCTCTATTTCAATTTGATGGAACTCGGCATAGACATTCAGGACGGGGCCAAGGAGAAATTGCCGGGCGAAGAGATCGTGCTGAAGGGCAGCCTCGAGATACCTGAGGTGGAAGATATACCTCTGACCGACCCGGTACGGATGTATTTGAGAGAGATCGGGAAAATCCCGCTCTTGACGCCAGAAGAAGAGGTTGAGCTCGCTAAAAGGATTGAGGCCGGCGATCTCGAGGCAAAGAAAAAGCTCATGGCGGCCAATCTGAGGCTGGTAGTGAGTATCGCTAAGAAATATATAGGGAGGGGCATGCTCTTTTTGGACTTGATCCAGGAAGGCAATCTGGGCCTAAGCCGTGCCGTTGAGAAGTTCGATTATAGGAAGGGTTTTAAGTTCAGCACTTACGCCACGTGGTGGATCAGACAGGCCATAACGCGAGCCATCGCCGATCAGGCTAGGACCATCCGGATACCTGTTCACATGGTGGAGACGATAAACAAGCTGATCCGCGTGTCGCGCCAGCTGGTTCAAAAGCTTGGTCGTGAGCCGACTGCAGAGGAGATCGCCAAAGAGATGGGGGTAGACGCAGAAAGGGTGGCTGAGATCCAGCGCATTGCTCAGGAGCCTGTCTCTTTGGAGACGCCGATAGGAGAAGAAGAGGACAGCCAATTGGGCGACTTTTTGGAAGATAAAGAGTTATTGAGCCCAGATGATGCAGCGGCCAATCAGCTCCTTCGGGAGGAGTTGGAAAGCATGATTGACGAACTGGCGCCGCGCGAGAGAGAAGTGCTGCGCCTTCGTTTCGGCCTGGAGGACGGACACCCTTATACACTGGAGGAGGTGGGCCGTCGTTTCGGCGTGACCAGGGAGCGTATCAGGCAGATAGAGGCCAAAGCCTTGCGCAAGCTTCGACATCCGAGCCGCAGCAAGAAATTGCGGGATTTTATCGTATGA